From the genome of Streptomyces sp. NBC_01116, one region includes:
- the tdh gene encoding L-threonine 3-dehydrogenase — protein sequence MKALVKQKAEPGLWLMDVPEPEYGPTDVLIKVLRTGICGTDLHIRAYDGWAQQAVTTPLILGHEFAGEVAATGSDVADIAVGDLVSGEGHLVCGKCRNCLAGRRHLCRSTVGLGVGRDGAFAEYVVLPASNVWVHRVPVDLDIAAIFDPFGNAVHTALSFPLVGEDVLITGAGPIGIMAAAVARHAGARNVVITDVSEARLALARKVGVSLALNVADRTIADGQRELGLREGFDIGLEMSGRPEAMRDMVANMTHGGRIAMLGLPAEEFAVDWSRIVTSMITIKGIYGREMYETWYAMSVLLEGGLDLAPVITGRYGFRDYEAAFDDAASGLGGKVILDWTV from the coding sequence GTGAAGGCACTCGTCAAGCAGAAGGCCGAACCCGGACTGTGGCTGATGGACGTGCCGGAGCCGGAGTACGGCCCCACCGACGTCCTGATCAAGGTCCTGCGCACCGGCATCTGCGGCACCGACCTGCACATCCGCGCCTATGACGGCTGGGCCCAGCAGGCGGTCACCACCCCGCTGATCCTCGGCCACGAGTTCGCCGGAGAGGTCGCCGCGACCGGCTCCGACGTCGCGGACATCGCGGTCGGCGACCTGGTCAGCGGCGAGGGCCACCTCGTCTGCGGCAAGTGCCGCAACTGCCTCGCCGGCCGTCGCCACCTCTGCCGCTCCACCGTCGGCCTCGGCGTCGGCCGGGACGGGGCGTTCGCGGAGTACGTGGTGCTGCCCGCCTCCAACGTGTGGGTGCACCGGGTCCCCGTCGACCTCGACATCGCGGCGATCTTCGACCCGTTCGGCAACGCCGTCCACACCGCGCTGTCCTTCCCGCTCGTCGGCGAGGACGTCCTGATCACCGGCGCCGGACCGATCGGCATCATGGCCGCCGCCGTCGCCCGGCACGCCGGGGCCCGCAACGTCGTCATCACCGACGTCAGCGAGGCCCGCCTCGCCCTCGCCCGCAAGGTCGGCGTCAGCCTCGCCCTCAACGTCGCGGACCGCACCATCGCGGACGGGCAGCGGGAACTCGGCCTGCGCGAGGGCTTCGACATCGGCCTGGAGATGTCCGGCCGCCCCGAGGCGATGCGGGACATGGTCGCGAACATGACGCACGGCGGCCGGATCGCGATGCTCGGCCTGCCCGCCGAGGAGTTCGCCGTCGACTGGTCCCGCATCGTCACCTCGATGATCACCATCAAGGGGATCTACGGCCGTGAGATGTACGAGACCTGGTACGCCATGTCCGTCCTGCTGGAGGGCGGACTCGACCTCGCCCCCGTGATCACCGGCCGGTACGGCTTCCGCGACTACGAAGCGGCCTTCGACGACGCCGCGAGCGGCCTCGGCGGCAAGGTCATCCTCGACTGGACCGTCTGA
- a CDS encoding ABC transporter ATP-binding protein, with amino-acid sequence MVEQGAALGLEGVSRSYGRRGSSRRTTALDGVSCRVPAGSFTAVVGPSGSGKSTFLQVAAGLDRPTSGTVRIGGTDLGSLSEAALTRLRRDRIGFVFQSHALNLVPSLSIEENVVLPLVLGGADPGGPDVLARGRELLARVGLAGRGGDGPSTLSGGQQQRVAVARALVTEPEVIFADEPTASLDPESAALVLALLRDAVRIEGRTVVMVTHDPVAASWADTVLTMDGGRLR; translated from the coding sequence ATGGTGGAGCAGGGAGCCGCGCTCGGTCTGGAGGGGGTGAGCCGGAGCTACGGACGGCGCGGGAGCAGCCGGAGGACGACGGCGCTCGACGGGGTCAGTTGCCGGGTCCCGGCCGGAAGTTTCACCGCGGTGGTCGGGCCTTCGGGTTCGGGCAAGAGCACCTTCCTCCAGGTCGCCGCGGGCCTGGACCGGCCGACCTCGGGGACGGTCAGGATCGGCGGCACGGACCTCGGGTCGCTCTCGGAGGCGGCGCTGACCCGGCTGCGCCGGGACCGGATCGGCTTCGTCTTCCAGTCGCACGCGCTCAATCTGGTGCCGTCGCTGTCCATCGAGGAGAACGTGGTGCTGCCGCTGGTGCTGGGCGGCGCGGATCCGGGCGGCCCCGATGTGCTGGCGCGGGGGCGGGAGTTGCTGGCCCGGGTTGGTCTCGCGGGGCGTGGCGGCGACGGGCCGTCGACGCTGTCGGGCGGCCAGCAGCAGCGGGTCGCGGTGGCGCGGGCGCTGGTGACGGAGCCCGAGGTGATCTTCGCGGACGAGCCGACCGCCTCCCTCGACCCGGAGTCGGCGGCGCTGGTGCTGGCGCTGCTGCGGGACGCCGTACGGATCGAGGGCCGCACGGTCGTGATGGTCACCCATGACCCGGTGGCGGCGAGCTGGGCGGACACCGTCCTGACGATGGACGGCGGTCGGCTGCGATGA
- a CDS encoding FtsX-like permease family protein has product MKRRTGTAAPESAAARNRRTGTAAREPLGVRQGSRRASAFLARRSLATHRRAWAAVIVATGAAAALIGAFAFVIGSLLVAAPPVQRYAGADAVVAADQKVSYTAKPWGSEPRTTTAYLPERARLDRSVLAAVAGADGVAQAVADDSVPVSTGDGRPAVGRSWPSAALTRYALAEGRAPRDATEVVLDGVLAAGGHAPGGRVVLRADGAARTYTVSGIARTGHGGDAPPAVFFTESRLTALAGHPGRIDAIGVVAEPGVSRDALRDAIGAVLPERSGVPGSDRGVRVLTGAERGEAEHVDALGGRGDQLALLGSIGGTVLMVAILVIASTLSQAIRQRSGELALLRAVGASPRQLRSAIGREAGRVSAAAALLGGVGSVPLGLAMRSLLTTGPLPLPVPWWLPPAAVLAGGLLVALLARPVAMLAARSITRLRPAAALGAATADEPSEPGRFRDVAGVVLAFAGISSAGVATTQSGQAAGAAASGAAMSLVIAVALLGPRISRIALGVLGRPMRKAGGVSGFLAERAASAHTRRLATAFTPIVLVVAFVCVQLASGPTMERASGHQASAALRANLVATGGGAGLPAGAAEAVREAPGVAAATGVLRSTVVLADRQAGEPVLTRLPVLGVEARGLSGTLDPRVTAGDLDRLTGGDAVAVGADRAKSLDVGPGDRVALRLGDGTRVEPRVVAVYGHALGLGEFLFPREALAGHVSAARDQVVLIRTGAGAETGSGSQAASGSGSGADPAAAVRRALAPYGGGVVVRAATGDDVAIAPPVSDGDNAVIVIGVGVIGGFALLAVVSTLALITIGRRGEFRLLRMVGTGRRQLRRMLVLETGLVTFAGLVIGTAVAAVPLTAFAVSLAGTAPYLPPVHYAVIAGAVALAAAAGTLVPGASAGGRFVLGRRAG; this is encoded by the coding sequence ATGAAGAGGCGTACGGGCACGGCGGCCCCGGAGTCGGCGGCCGCGCGGAACAGACGTACGGGTACGGCGGCCCGGGAGCCGCTGGGGGTACGGCAGGGGTCGCGGCGGGCGTCGGCGTTCCTGGCCCGGCGGTCGCTGGCCACGCATCGGCGGGCCTGGGCGGCGGTGATCGTGGCGACGGGCGCCGCCGCCGCGCTGATCGGCGCGTTCGCGTTCGTCATCGGCTCGCTGCTGGTGGCGGCGCCTCCGGTGCAGCGGTACGCGGGCGCGGACGCGGTGGTGGCGGCGGACCAGAAGGTGTCGTACACGGCGAAGCCGTGGGGCAGCGAACCGCGGACCACGACGGCGTACCTGCCCGAGCGGGCCCGTCTGGACCGGTCGGTGCTGGCCGCGGTGGCGGGGGCCGACGGCGTGGCGCAGGCCGTCGCGGACGATTCGGTGCCGGTGTCCACGGGCGACGGGCGGCCCGCGGTGGGCCGCTCCTGGCCGTCCGCCGCGCTGACCCGGTACGCGCTGGCCGAGGGGCGTGCCCCGAGGGACGCGACCGAGGTCGTCCTGGACGGCGTGCTCGCGGCGGGCGGCCACGCCCCTGGCGGGCGGGTCGTGCTGCGGGCCGACGGAGCCGCCCGGACGTACACGGTCAGCGGGATCGCCCGCACCGGGCACGGCGGCGACGCTCCCCCGGCCGTGTTCTTCACCGAGTCCCGGCTGACCGCGCTGGCCGGGCACCCGGGCCGGATCGACGCGATCGGCGTGGTCGCGGAGCCGGGCGTCTCGCGGGACGCGCTGCGGGACGCGATCGGCGCGGTGCTGCCCGAGCGTTCGGGCGTCCCCGGGTCGGACCGGGGCGTGCGGGTCCTGACGGGTGCGGAGCGCGGGGAGGCCGAGCACGTGGACGCGCTCGGCGGACGCGGGGACCAGTTGGCCCTGCTCGGTTCGATCGGCGGCACCGTGCTGATGGTGGCGATCCTCGTGATCGCCTCGACGCTGTCGCAGGCGATCCGTCAGCGGTCCGGGGAGCTGGCGCTGCTGCGGGCGGTGGGGGCCTCGCCCCGTCAGCTGCGGTCCGCGATCGGCCGGGAGGCGGGCCGGGTGTCGGCGGCGGCGGCGCTGCTGGGCGGCGTCGGGTCCGTGCCCCTGGGTCTCGCGATGCGTTCGCTGCTGACGACCGGTCCGCTGCCGCTGCCGGTGCCGTGGTGGCTGCCGCCCGCCGCGGTGCTGGCCGGCGGGCTGCTGGTAGCGCTGCTGGCGCGGCCGGTGGCGATGCTCGCCGCCCGGTCCATCACCCGGCTGCGGCCGGCCGCCGCGTTGGGTGCGGCGACGGCGGACGAGCCGAGCGAGCCGGGACGGTTCCGTGACGTGGCGGGGGTGGTGCTGGCGTTCGCCGGGATCAGCTCGGCGGGGGTCGCGACGACGCAGAGCGGTCAGGCGGCGGGCGCCGCCGCCTCGGGCGCGGCGATGTCCCTGGTGATCGCGGTCGCTCTGCTGGGGCCCCGGATCTCCCGGATCGCCCTGGGCGTGCTGGGCCGTCCGATGCGGAAGGCGGGCGGGGTCTCGGGGTTCCTGGCCGAGCGGGCCGCCTCGGCGCACACCCGGCGGCTCGCCACCGCGTTCACCCCGATCGTGCTGGTGGTCGCGTTCGTCTGCGTGCAGCTCGCCTCGGGGCCGACAATGGAGCGGGCCTCCGGCCACCAGGCCTCCGCCGCGCTGCGGGCGAACCTGGTGGCGACGGGCGGCGGGGCGGGGCTGCCCGCCGGAGCGGCCGAGGCGGTGCGGGAGGCGCCGGGGGTCGCGGCGGCGACCGGGGTGCTGCGTTCGACGGTCGTCCTGGCCGACCGGCAGGCGGGCGAGCCGGTGCTGACCCGGCTGCCCGTGCTGGGCGTGGAGGCGCGCGGTCTGTCCGGCACGCTCGACCCGCGCGTCACGGCGGGCGACCTGGACCGGCTCACGGGGGGGGACGCCGTCGCGGTCGGGGCGGACCGGGCGAAGAGCCTGGACGTCGGCCCCGGGGACCGGGTCGCGCTGCGGCTCGGCGACGGTACGCGGGTGGAGCCCCGGGTCGTCGCGGTGTACGGACACGCGCTGGGCCTGGGCGAGTTCCTCTTCCCGCGCGAGGCGCTGGCGGGCCATGTCTCGGCCGCGCGGGACCAGGTCGTGCTGATCCGGACCGGGGCCGGAGCCGAGACCGGGTCCGGGTCCCAGGCCGCGTCCGGGTCCGGGTCCGGTGCGGACCCCGCGGCCGCGGTGCGTCGGGCGCTGGCCCCGTACGGCGGCGGGGTCGTGGTGCGGGCCGCCACGGGCGACGACGTGGCGATCGCTCCGCCGGTGTCGGACGGGGACAACGCCGTGATCGTCATCGGCGTCGGGGTGATCGGCGGCTTCGCGCTGCTGGCCGTGGTGAGCACGCTGGCGCTGATCACGATCGGCCGCCGGGGCGAGTTCCGGCTGCTGCGGATGGTCGGCACCGGGCGGCGGCAGCTCCGGCGGATGCTGGTGCTGGAGACCGGCCTGGTCACCTTCGCCGGGCTGGTGATCGGAACGGCGGTGGCCGCGGTCCCGCTGACCGCGTTCGCCGTCTCGCTGGCGGGCACGGCGCCGTATCTTCCGCCGGTGCACTACGCGGTGATCGCGGGGGCCGTGGCGCTCGCCGCGGCGGCCGGGACGCTGGTCCCGGGCGCGTCGGCCGGGGGACGCTTCGTCCTGGGACGCCGGGCGGGGTGA
- a CDS encoding glycine C-acetyltransferase, translating into MFDSVRDDLRTTLDEIRAAGLHKPERVIGTPQSATVAVTAGGRAGEVLNFCANNYLGLADHPEVIAAAHEALDRWGYGMASVRFICGTQEVHKELEQRLSAFLGQEDTILYSSCFDANGGVFETLLGPEDAVISDALNHASIIDGIRLSKAKRHRYANRDMGELETQLKEASGARRRLIVTDGVFSMDGYVAPLQEICDLADRYDAMVMVDDSHAVGFVGPGGRGTPELHGVMDRVDIITGTLGKALGGASGGYVAARAEIVALLRQRSRPYLFSNSLAPVIAAASLKVIDLLESAGDLREQLNANTALFRTRMTEEGFDILPGDHAIAPVMIGDAGRAGRMAELLLERGVYVIGFSYPVVPQDAARIRVQLSAAHSTDDVNRAVDAFVDARAALDAEA; encoded by the coding sequence ATGTTCGACTCCGTACGCGACGACCTGCGCACCACCCTCGACGAGATCCGCGCCGCCGGCCTGCACAAGCCCGAGCGCGTGATCGGCACCCCGCAGTCCGCGACCGTGGCCGTCACCGCCGGCGGGCGCGCGGGCGAGGTCCTCAACTTCTGCGCCAACAACTACCTGGGCCTCGCCGACCACCCCGAGGTCATCGCCGCCGCGCACGAGGCGCTGGACCGCTGGGGCTACGGCATGGCCTCGGTCCGTTTCATCTGCGGCACCCAGGAGGTCCACAAGGAGCTGGAGCAGCGGCTCTCGGCCTTCCTCGGCCAGGAGGACACGATCCTCTACTCCTCCTGCTTCGACGCCAACGGCGGCGTCTTCGAGACGCTGCTCGGCCCCGAGGACGCCGTCATCTCCGACGCCCTCAACCACGCCTCGATCATCGACGGCATCCGCCTCTCCAAGGCGAAGCGCCACCGCTACGCCAACCGCGACATGGGCGAGCTGGAGACGCAGCTCAAGGAGGCGTCCGGGGCCCGCCGCCGCCTCATCGTCACCGACGGCGTCTTCTCCATGGACGGTTACGTCGCCCCGCTCCAGGAGATCTGCGACCTGGCCGACCGCTACGACGCCATGGTCATGGTCGACGACTCGCACGCCGTCGGCTTCGTCGGCCCCGGCGGACGCGGCACGCCCGAACTGCACGGCGTCATGGACCGGGTCGACATCATCACCGGCACCCTCGGCAAGGCGCTGGGCGGAGCCTCCGGCGGTTACGTCGCGGCCCGCGCGGAGATCGTCGCCCTGCTGCGCCAGCGCTCGCGCCCGTACCTCTTCTCCAACTCCCTCGCCCCGGTCATCGCCGCCGCCTCCCTCAAGGTCATCGACCTGCTGGAGTCCGCCGGGGACCTGCGCGAGCAGCTCAACGCCAACACCGCGCTCTTCCGCACCCGGATGACCGAGGAGGGCTTCGACATCCTGCCCGGCGACCACGCGATCGCCCCCGTCATGATCGGCGACGCGGGCAGGGCGGGCCGGATGGCGGAACTGCTCCTGGAGCGCGGGGTGTACGTGATCGGCTTCTCCTACCCGGTCGTCCCGCAGGACGCGGCCCGGATCCGGGTCCAGCTCTCCGCCGCGCACTCCACGGACGACGTGAACCGCGCCGTGGACGCGTTCGTCGACGCCCGGGCCGCCCTGGACGCGGAGGCGTAA
- a CDS encoding LysR family transcriptional regulator: protein MIDARRLRILRAVADHRTVTAAAAALYLTPSAVSQQLAALEQETGHRLVERGARGARLTAAGEILLSHTNVVLAQLERAEAELADYSAGVAGTVTVAAFATGIGLVLAPTLTELARTAPGIRVKVQDAEGDASVPMVLDRQVDVAVAVEYRGAPAEDDRRLTRVPLYSEPFDAVLPVDHRLADQDQVAVADLAKDPWIGPYPGNPCHDVVVLACEFAGFAPRLEHSSDDFRAVVALAGAGAGVALVPRSALRGMELTGVVVRPVEGSAPTRRVFAAVRQGAEGHPLIRPVLDAMEAVAVREAGLARV from the coding sequence ATGATCGATGCGCGGCGGTTGCGAATCCTCCGTGCGGTGGCCGACCACCGCACGGTGACCGCGGCCGCCGCCGCGTTGTACCTGACGCCCTCCGCCGTCTCCCAGCAGCTCGCCGCCCTGGAGCAGGAGACCGGCCACCGGCTCGTCGAACGCGGTGCGCGCGGCGCCCGGCTCACCGCCGCGGGGGAGATCCTGCTGAGCCACACCAACGTGGTCCTGGCCCAGCTGGAGCGGGCCGAGGCGGAGCTGGCCGACTACAGCGCGGGCGTCGCCGGTACGGTCACGGTCGCCGCGTTCGCCACCGGCATCGGCCTCGTCCTCGCCCCCACCCTCACCGAGCTGGCCCGCACCGCGCCCGGCATCCGGGTCAAGGTCCAGGACGCGGAGGGCGACGCGAGCGTGCCGATGGTGCTGGACCGGCAGGTCGACGTGGCGGTGGCCGTCGAATACCGGGGCGCGCCCGCCGAGGACGACCGCCGCCTGACCCGCGTCCCCCTGTACTCGGAGCCGTTCGACGCGGTGCTCCCGGTGGACCACCGGCTCGCGGACCAGGACCAGGTGGCGGTCGCCGACCTCGCGAAGGACCCGTGGATCGGGCCCTACCCGGGCAACCCCTGCCATGACGTGGTGGTCCTGGCCTGCGAGTTCGCCGGGTTCGCCCCCCGCCTCGAACACTCCTCGGACGACTTCCGCGCCGTGGTCGCCCTGGCCGGGGCCGGCGCCGGAGTGGCCCTGGTGCCCCGGTCCGCGCTGCGCGGGATGGAGCTGACCGGGGTGGTCGTGCGCCCCGTCGAGGGGAGCGCCCCCACCCGCCGCGTCTTCGCGGCCGTACGGCAGGGGGCCGAGGGCCATCCGCTGATCCGGCCGGTGCTGGACGCGATGGAGGCGGTGGCCGTGCGGGAAGCGGGCCTGGCGCGGGTCTGA